In Desulfovibrionales bacterium, the genomic window CTTTGCGCTAATAACCCCTTTTCCCCTTCTTCAAGACCCTCGCGTGCCATGCGGATGAGGCCGGTGGCCGAGGCCACGGTCTCCAGGCAGCCATAATTACCACAGTTGCACCGAGATCCATGTCGATCGATGGTCAGATGCCCTATCTCGCCGGCCGTGCCACACCCGTGCCATATCTCATTGCGGAGTATTAATCCTCCTCCTACGCCGGTGCCCAGTGTTATACACAAAAAATTTTCGTATCCACGGCCGGCGCCCCGCCACTTTTCCCCAAAAGCGATAAGATCGGCATCGTTATCTACCAGAACAGGCCGCCCAAGCCGCGTTTGCATTATCTCACCCAGCGGGATGTAGTCCCAACCCGGCAAATTAGGTGAGAAGCGGACGATACCTTTTATATGATCTACGGCGCCGGCTATACCTACTCCGATACCAGCAACCGTCCCCGGCGCCTCCTCGATTACCCCGGAGACGGTTGATACTACCCGGTCAATAAGTTTATGCGGCCCCAGGTGACTTTCAGACGCAAATTTTTTAATAATACCATATTGTCCGGTTTCATCAACTACAGCCAGACGAAAATGGGTCCCGCCAATATCCACGCCTACGGCATAGGGCATAATTATATCTCCTGATCCGAATAATCCGTTTTGTCAAAAAATTAACCACAGATCCCCCAGGCCCGGGGTTAAGCATATCAGCCTGAAATTTCAGGGAAAATAGCACGAAGCCCCCAAAACGGTCAAGGGGATTTACTTATGGAGTTTCCTGATTTTTAGGGAACCCCTATGTTTCTGAGCGAAACTTGCTGGAGCAGTCCGCCTTAGGCGAATCGAGGGCGAGCAGGAAGGGGAAAACCAGCCCCTTAGTGGCTGGAAGGGGCAAGTATTCCCCGCCTGCGAGTGCCGAAAGGGTCGCTGCGCAAGCCGTGAAGCGAAGAGACTAGAGGGGGTCACCCGCCGTCTTCTTTTTGGGCAAGTCAAAATAGAAAGAGGCCCCCTTGCCTTTTTCAGACTCCACCCATACCCTTCCACCGTGGGCACGCACAATCCTGTCAACGATAGCCAGTCCCAACCCGGTTCCGTCCTCGGCCTTTGTCTCTTTTAACCGGTAGAACATCTCGAATATCTTCCGGTGATATTGCGGATCAATCCCGCTGCCGTTATCCTTTACGCAAAACCGATGAAAGTCACCTCTGTCTTCGTATCCGATGTCGATCCTGGGGCTTTTTGTATTACCCATGTACTTAACAGCATTAACCAGCAGGTTTTCAAAGACCTGATAGAGCCTGGCCTGATCAGCCTTGATAACTGGAAGGCCGGGAGGGACCACGACTTCTATCCCCTTTTCCCTCATTCTGTATTGAAGGTTTGAGATAACCTCTGTTGCAATATCCAGGGCGGAGACATTCTCAAAGGTAGAGGCCACCCGGCCAATTTTTGACAAGGCCAGGAGATCGGAGATCAACATCTCCATCCGGCAGGCGCTGGACTTGATCCGCTCAAGATAATTCCGGCCCTTGTCCCCTAATTTTTCCTGATAGTTCTTGAGCAGCCGGGCGGAAAATCCCTGAATGGAGATTATGGGGGTTTTCAGGTCATGGGAGACCATATGGATAAAGTTCTTAAGCTCTTCGTTTATCTTGCGGAGTTGTTCTTCTGCTCGCTTTTGTTCGGTGACATCCACAACGTTACCCAATATAGCCGGTCTTCCCTTATAGTTTATGCAGGTGTTTCTCCGGTTGATCCAAATGGTCTTCCCATCCTTGGTAAGGCCCCTGGCCTCATATTCCGGGGGCGCTTCTTCTCCCGCCAGCCTCTTTAGTCTTATTTGATTGATCAAGGGCCTGTCCTCAGGATGGACCAGCCTCCAGCTCTCTATTTCCAGCAGCTCCTCTCTCGGATAACGATATATCTCGCCAAACCTCTGGTTGGCAAATACAATCTTTCCGTCCTGATCGATATATATGCCCGTTAGAGAATTTTCGACCAGCGAACCATATTTTTCTTCGCTCTCCCGCAGCTCATCCTCGGCGCGCCGGCGCTCGGTAATGTCTTCAAGAACCCGCAGGAATACCTTCTTATTTTTCTGCATCATCCCGGTATAGGTTATCAGAAAGGTCCTTCCACCCAGTATCCCTTCGACTTCAACCGAGCGGGTTTCTCCTGCGTGAATACCCTGTTTCACCGGACAATCCTTACACGTGTCCCTGCCCTCCCTATAGACAGCAGCGCATGTCTTGCCAATCGCATCCTTACCCAGAACTGCCTCCAGTTTCTCACTTAGGTAAACTATGCGACCCTCTTCGTCCACGACATCCATTCCAAAAGGGATGGTCTTGATAATGGTCTCGCTAAATTCATGGGCCTTGCGGAATCGCTCCTCGGCCTGCTGTGTCTCCGTGATTTGGCGGACGAGCGGCCGGAACAGGGCCAGGTAAAGCACCGGAAAGGTCACAATGGCCAGCAAAACGGCATCCAGAAAAGCAACCAGATTCGGGGATAAAGGCGGCAGGAGGGCGAGAAAAAACATTACCAATGTCTCGGATACGAGTATGGAGCCGATTACAATAATCAAAAAGCGAACGGCGGTGGCAGGGCTTTTCATCGCCTCCCGGGCTGGTTGTTGCAGACGAGGCGCGGAATTTTGCGCATCTGAGCTTGTCTTGATGCTATCCATCTCTTTCATTCTTTCGCCACAAGCAAATCATAACTTGGTCTCCGCCCTGGTTAAGACTATTATAACATTAAATAGATACAAGTTTCTAACCTTTCTACTATTACTCCGGCAATTAAATATATAAACTCGCCAAATCCCCCCTCACCCCCCTTTACCAAAGGGGGGTGAGGGGGGATTTAAGTTTTTAATTGCCGGAGTAATAGTAGAAAAACCGACAAAATTAACACCAATTGACCGCCTGTCTGTGATTATGGTACAAGAGACAAAACCAAGGGTGAGGAATGCGGAGTGGGAATCGAAAATTTCTGTAATGATGAACATAATGCCACAAATAAGGGCTGTGTCCTACTTGTAGCCACCTTGGCGTCGTTTCTTACCCCTTTTATAGGCTCTTCGGTCAATATCGCCCTTCCCTCCATCGGCAGAGAATTTCACATGGATGCCGTCCTGTTGAGTTGGATTTCCACCTCTTTTCTCCTGTCTGCCGCAATGTTTCTGGTCCCTTTTGGAAGAGTGGCCGACATCTACGGGAGAAAAAGGGTCTTTTTGTCCGGCATCTCGATCTATACCCTTTCCTGTCTTTTCTCCGCACTTTCGCCTTCTGCCGGGGTACTCATTGCCTCCCGGGTCATGCAAGGGATCGGGAGTTCCATGATATTCGGCACGGGAGTGGCCATACTTACCTCGGTGTTTCCGGCGGGGGAAAGGGGAAGGGCGCTGGGCATAAACGTTGCTGCTGTTTATTTAGGCCTCTCTCTCGGGCCTTTTATTGGCGGGGCCATAACCGAGCACTTTGGCTGGAGGGCCATCTTTCTGGCTAATATACCCCTGGGCCTGCTTGTAATTCTTTTTGTTATCGGGAAAATAAAGGGAGAATGGGCCGAGGCCAGAGGAGAAAAGTTAGATATTATAGGCTCTATAATCTATGGTCTTTCACTTATGGCCGTAATGTATGGGTTTTCCCAGTCTTCCGCCTCCGGTGTGGCGCTTATCGGGATGGGTCTCTTTGGGGCCATTACATTTCTTAAGTGGGAGACGAAGGCAGGGAGTCCTCTTCTTGAGATAAATCTTTTCCGGGCTAACCGGGTCTTCACCTTATCTAACCTGGCAGCCCTCATTAACTATAGCGCAACCTTTGGTGTAGCCTTCCTTTTGAGCCTTTACCTCCAGTATATCAAGGGGCTGAGTCCGCAAAATGCCGGGCTTATTATGGTAGCCCAGCCCATTGTGATGACTGTTTTTTCACCGGTTGCCGGCCGCCTTTCCGACCGCATGGAGCCGCGCGTGGTGGCCTCAACAGGAATGGCGTTGATCGCCATCGGGCTTTCCTTTTTCATTTTTTTAAACGAAAAAACGGCCCTGTCATTAATTGTAGCCGATTTGGCCCTCCTGGGCCTGGGTTTTGCCCTCTTCTCATCTCCCAACACCAATGCCATCATGAGTTCCGTTTCAAGGAGGTTTTACGGGGTGGCCTCAGGGATTGTCGCCACCATGCGCATGACCGGACAGATGCTCAGTATGGGTGTCGTCATGCTGCTTTTCGCCGCCCACATCGGAAGGGTACCGATTACACCTCCGTGCTATCCGCTTTTTCTGAAAAGTGTGAAGGCCGCCTTTATCATCTTTTCCGCCCTCTGCTTCGCCGGTATATTTGCCTCCATGGCCAGAGGTAAGCTGCGCTGAATCCTTTATAGAGCGTCTTACGCTACGGCCCTATTTCCCACTTTTTTGAGGTTTTTCCAGCCGTATTAATTGCTCTTCGGTTAAGGGAGAACCGAACCCAACATACTGCACCACCGGGGTGGCCGGATTGGAGATCGGCGTCCATTTTCCATCTCCATAATTTTGATACACGCACCTGTATCGGACTCCATTAACGACAGGGATAACTCCTTTCAGGTTCCGGTCCTTTCCTCCCTCAAGCCAGGAAAGGTCAATACCCTTCTTTTGGATTTGTTTGACCGTTTCTGTAGCGTGGCATTCTTCACATTTGGTCCCGTCTTTCTTCACAGAGTGACTGAACTGAGGGGCAAAAAGAAGGAATGTCTTATTTCCCGCTGCCACGAACGATTGCATGTTGGCTGAGGTCACTTTCCCCCTATAGTTCATCAGAAATATCCAGCCGGAGACAGGGCGAGCTACCCGCTTCTTTTCTTTTAGCATGGTCTCGAAATGGCAGTTATTGCAGCTCACGACATGTCGCACATGGCAGGCCTTACAGTCCAATTTATCCCCGTGGACTGTGTGGGATGCGCTTTTGGACAAGGATTCATGGCACTGCTCACATGTCACATCCATTGCGCCGTTCTCTTTCATAGATTTGTATTCATTGCCATCGCCGTGAATCTCGCGCGCACTGTGACAGTCCATGCAACCCATCCCCTTTGCAAAATGGACATCGGGCGTATCTGATTCCTTATCGATCTTCATAATAAATGCCTCGCGGGCGTGACATCCCAGACACTTCACCTGGCTTTTGGCCGTCTCCGCAGAATACCCCGGCCTCCCATTAAGGTCTGTTTTATGGCAGGCATCGCAGGAAGAGACGTGGCATTTATTACATCCGGCTTCTGCGTATGGGACCCCGGTGATCGTTTCGAGGCCTCCCTGTGCTTTGTCGTACCAGTAAGCCATTCCTCTTGCCGTAGCATGGAGGCTTGAAAGGTAAAGGCATTCTTCTTTCTTAATCTCCTGGGCAAATGCCGCGCTCGTCGTTATCAAGGCGAAAACGATCCCGAAAAACAGGCGGATAACCGGTCGTATTTTCATCTTCTCTTTCTCCTTTCATCTCTCAGGGTTGATGATCCTGTGAAAAATCCTTCCTTGACTTTACAGACCTACCTCACGTAACACCATACGGCGCGGGGAAAAGCCCTCTGCCGGAGGCGGACAACGCAGCAAATGGACTTCTTACATAATCATCAAATAATAAATTACATCCGGTACGAGACGGAAATCAAGATAAATCCCCATGGAATGTTCTATCAAGGGCGGGGCTTTTGTAGGTACGGAGAGTTCAGGCAGAAACGACAAGACCCCGGAGGGGTTCATCCCACGGGGTCTCGTCTTAAGCAGGAACCGCCTGTCGGCGTATGGAATTCTGGCTCCCCGGGCCGGGCTCGAACCAGCGACATGGTGGTTAACAGCCACCCGCTCTACCTGCTGAGCTACCGGGGAATAGATAAAAATATCTATAACAAAGTTAGGCCGCTCCGTCAATGCCTTTGTTCGGCGCTATTCGGGCCCACTACGACAATCACGTATTTTCCGGGTTGAATGTATGTTCTGGCCACTCTCAACACGTTGTCAACGGTAACTTTTTCTATTTGATCCAGATAGGTTTTTGTAAAATCAAAACCGAGTCGGTAGCGTTCGTTTAGGGACATGTCCATGGCCTGGGCGGCGTTGGTCTGGAGGCCGATCTCCGTACTCCCGATTATATACCGCTTGGCCCGGTCCAGTTCCGCCGGGTCGATTATCTCATCCCGCACCCGGTTCAGCTCCCGCCACATACTGCTAACAGCCGCATCTTTCTTTTCCGGGCTTGTCGCTATATATACACCGAAGGCGCCCGTTTCTATCCCTTCCGTAGAAAAGGCCGAGAGGCTATACGCCAAGCTTTCCTTATCCCGAAGCCTGGCAAAGAGACGCCCGCCCTGCCCGGAAAGGACGTTATTCAAGACATCCAGGGCGGCCCTATCCGGATGAGAAAGGGTAACGCCCCGAAAGCCGATGGCGATATGCACCTGCTGTTTGGACTTTAAAATGGAGGCAGTTTTGGGACTCGCGACAGGCATGGGAAGCGCAATACTGACATCCCTGAAGCCCGGGTTCTTCCAACGGGAAAGCAGCCTTTCTACCTCTGCCTTTACACTGGATGCCTCTACGTCACCCACTATCGCCAGGACAAGATTACCGGGGATGACATAGCGCTGGTAGCCCTCTTTAATTTTTTTCGTTGAGAGCTTCTTAATAGTCTCCGGGCTTCCGAGGGGATTCATACTGTACGGATAACCGGTAAAAAGCAGCTTGTTGAAGTTGAGAAAGGTAATAGCCGGGAGACTGTCTTCCTGCTGTTTTAGTTGCGCCAGCAACACCGGACGCACTTTTTCCAGCTCCTTCGGGCTAAAGTCCGGTTCAAGCATGACCTCGGTCAGGATATCAAGCCCACGGGAAAAGAAACGGGATAGAAAGGTAGCGTTCAGTCCGAAGGTATTCTTACCCGAGAAGCCATTGATGCTACCGGCCATGCCTTCGATCTCAACGGCTATCTCCTGGGCGCCTCTTCGTTTCGTTCCTTTTGTCCATAACTGAGCCAGGGCATTAAACAGGCCATTATCGGCCGCAGTTTCGCACCGCAGTCCGCCCAGGAAAACGGCGTGCATGGAGACCGTAGGCACGTTTCGCTCTCCCTTCACTAAGAGGGTGATGCCGTTTGAAAGGATGAATTTCTGTGCCCCGGACATCTCCACCTTACGGCTGGCATATAATTTTCTCGCCTCTTCATCTGCCGCACGGGATAGGTTCGCCCAGGCGAATTCCATAGAAAAAGGCAGACTCGCCCCCTTCGGAACCAGGAGTCCTAAGGTAAGGCCTTCCGGACGGAGATATTTCTCTGCTACCCGCCGTATATCTTCAGGTGTGACGGCTGCCACCTTCTTTAGATAATTCGCCTGTTCACGATAGTCACCGGCCATGGCCTCAAAATACCCGAGTTTGCGGGCCTGCCCCTGGACCCTTTCCTGGGCATAAATAAAACCTGACTCTATATTCAGCTTGGCCTTATTGAGTTCGTCCTCTGTAACGTGGTCATACCGAAGGCGATAAATTTCACGTAATGCGGCTTCGGCTGCCTGCTTACTCTTTTTCGCATCCAGACTACAGGCGACTTCGAACAGGCCGGGACCCATGGGCGTAAAGGCGTAGGCGCCTATGTCGTGTACTAGTGTCTTTTGGTCTCTCAGCTCCCGGTAGAGCCGGGAACTTTCACCCTCTCCGAGGATGCTCGCCAGCACATCCAGGGCCACACTATCCGGGTCATTAAAACCGGGTATAGGGAAACACATATTAAGGTGCGACTCGTTGATCTCATCCTCAAGCAAGACCGTGCGCGCTTCATTCTGCGGCGGTTCCTCAAGGGAAACGGATTCAGGGGCTGCGCCTTTCATTCCGGAAAATGCCCGTTTAATCCGTGAGATACAATCAGCGGTCTCTAGGTCCCCCACCACGACTACCGTGAGGTTAGAAGGCGTGTAGCGCTTTTTCATATAGGCCAGAATAGAGTCTCTTGTGAGGGGCTGGACGGTTTTGGGAAAACCGATTACCGGCCTCCGGTATGGAGAAACCGTGTACGCCTTTGCCATAACCGCTTCAAAGAGTTTGACGGAAGGCTGATCTTGACGCATGCGGATCTCTTCCAAGACTACCATTTTTTCCCGCTCGATCTCTACAGGGTCAAATGACGAGTGAAGTACGGCGTCAGAAAGTATGTCCAATCCTACATCGAAAAATTTACTGCCTATAGCTACATGATAGACGGTGTAATCCAGAGAGGTGTAGGCATTTATATCCCCGCCCACCGCCTCAATCGCCCTGGCTATCTCTCCGGGCCCGCGCTTGGCCGTTCCTTTAAAGATCATGTGCTCTATGAAGTGGGTAATGCCGGCCTCGTTATCCGTCTCGTAAACACTTCCGGCCTTCACCCAGACCTGAATGGCCGCGACCGGGGCAGCATGGTCTTCTTTGATGATTACTGTAAGGCCGTTATCAAGCTGGAAGCGATAAGGGTTGGGGAAGGCCTCTTCAGCCTGGCTGACCGGGATGGTTATAAAAATAAAGGACAGCAGGATTAAAGACAATAATAATGATGTGATAATGCGTTTGTGATAAGGTTTCATACGGAAAATCCCTTTTATAATCTTATAGTTAGTGTTCATCCGGAAACTACCGTTCCCGGCCTACGGTCGGCCCAAGGCCGGATTCACGTTTTCAGCCATCAGCCGTCAGCTCTCAGCAAAAAATCAAGGCAAACAACGCATTAAGCTGAATGCTGATAGCTGATTGCCCCCATTTTATTAGTGACAAATGACCATTGACAAGTGACATTCACTATCGTTTAAAATATTCCTTAATGGCTGCTTCGTTAAATTCGTTCTTTGTTATACCGTAGCGTTCTTTAGCATCCATCACACGCCGTAAGGACTCTTCGAGGCGCATCCGCCCCTCTTTGTCCTTCTCTACAAATGTCCTTACCGCTTCAACTGCCCGTACAATCTTTTCTTTTTCATGACAGATAAGAATTATATCCACTCCAGCCATAAAGGACAGCACTGTCGACTCTTCCAGGCTGAAATGCCGTTCGATAGCGCCCATCTCCAGATCATCGCTAATAACCAAGCCGTCAAACCCCATCTTATGACGTAGGATGTCCGCAAGGAAGTTTCGAGACAGGGTCGCCGGCAGATCGGGATCGACATCCGGATAAATCACATGGGCCGTCATAATAGCCGCTACCCGGGCGGCGACGGCTTTTTGGAAAGGTACAAGTTCTCTTTTATCCAGTTCGGATAAAGGCGTATCCATAACCGGCAGGTCCTGGTGCGGGTCCAGTTTCACCCCGCCTATGCCCGGAAAGTGCTTGGCTGTGGCCAAGATGCCTTCTTTTTGCAGGCCTTCAATTATAATGCCGCCCAGGTGCCCCACTAACTCCGGGTCACTTCCGAATACCCGCCCCTCCATAACGCGGTCAGTACCCGGCACGTCGAGGTCCATGACCGGGGCAAAATTCATGTTACAGCCGATGAGATTCAACTCTCTGGCTGTTATGTCGGCAAACCGGCGGGCCTCTGCGGCTGGATCGGCTGCCCTGGCGATGCCTGCCGCCCCGGGAAACTGGGTAAAAGGCGGCTTTAGCCTGGCCACCGGCCCGCCTTCCTGGTCGATGGAAATGAGGGGTAGGGGTAGCCCTCTATCCCGACAGGCCTTTTTCAGGTTTTGACAGAGCCTGGCCACTTGCAGCGGATCAGCCACATTTCGCCTGAAGAGGATAAAATTGCCAATACCGTATCTATAGATTAGCTCCTGCGTCTCCACGTCCAGGTCGGCTCCCGGAAAGCCAACCATAAAAAGCTGTCCTAATTCCTTAACCAGATCATTCATTACTTTATCCGCACCACCTAATTAGTTTCCATCCGGAACCCCAGGGATCCCGGATGAGCAATCAGCTATCAGCGTTCAGCTTAATGCGTCGTTTGTCTTAGATTTTTGCCGGCAGATGAAAACTGACGGCTATAACCATACATAAAAGAGTCTCATTCTGTCAATTAATCAAAAATATTAAAGTCTTTTGATATCTTGCCGATAAACATAACAAGTGAAAAAGTGTCCGGAAAAGAATAAAAAATTAAAGTTTTCTCCATAGTTGCCGATAAATGAATTAAAGGTGAGAACTATCCCCTTTGGCCTCGAATTCACAAGGACGTGGGGGGCAATAAGGCAGGTGAGACTGAAGAGACAAGGGAAAGTTCCTAAAATTAAAAAATTCCTTGGATTTTAAGAAAGGGAGGGCAGTGACCCACCGGTGCCCAAGTTGGACGCCATGGTGCCGGAGGCGAGCCCAGTGGCGTAACCGGCCCTTCTCTTTATGGCCAAAAATTAGAAAGGAGGGGATGACGTTGGGTACAAATATGAAAAATGTGGAGAAAGGGGTGATAATCATGAGAATGGCAGGTATGTTAAAAACCGGCTGTTTGGCGGTTCTATTGAGCGCATTCCTGGCCTTGATACCGGTCGGGTATGCCCTGGCAACCGTCACAGGTGCCTGCGTAAACTGCCATACCATGCACAACAGCCAGGGTGGTACGGAAATGCAGTTAAAGGCTGGAGAGACAGACCCACAGGGAAACCTGGTGCGCGGGACCTGTATCGGTTGTCACGGGAGCGAACCAGCAGGGGCAAACAACATCGTTACCAACATCCCTCAGGTGTGGCACTCTGCAGCTACTGACCTGGGCGGCGGTAATTTCAAGTACGTCGTAGATAGTGGCGATGCCTACGGACACAACGTCGAGGGCATCACGACTGCAGACGCCACATTAGCGAACACCCCCCCAGGCTATGCAGCAGCTATGGATCCTGCAAGCACGGATTACGCTACCGGCAGCCGGCTGACCTGTGGCGGGCAAAATGGTTGCCATGGCAACCGGGATAATTCCGGCAATTATGCCGGTGTAAGTGGAGCCCACCATGCCAGTGACGCCGTCCTCAAGTTTGGCGGTATCGTCGAAGGTTCTCAAGGGGCTTCTGTAGCCACCAGTTACCGTTTCCTCTACAAAGTAAAGGGTGGAGAGGACACCGATTGGCAGAACACGGTTGGTGCCGCTGACCACAATGAGTATAAAGGTGCAATCTATGCCGCCAGAACCACCATGGCCTGGGCGGATGTCAATACCATAAGCGAGCTCTGTGCCGAGTGCCATGGTAGTTTCCATATGTCAGGCGCTACCGGTATTGGTACAGCCAGCCCCTGGATAAGACATCCAACTGATGTGCTCATACCCAATAGCGGTGAATATGCAAGCATCTCGACTACTTATAATCCTACGGTTCCCGTGGCCAGGGCTACGATCCCCAATGCGGCGAGCGGTACGGTAGCTGCCGGTACTGATGTCGTCATGTGCCTCTCCTGTCACCGGGCCCATG contains:
- a CDS encoding ROK family protein, producing MPYAVGVDIGGTHFRLAVVDETGQYGIIKKFASESHLGPHKLIDRVVSTVSGVIEEAPGTVAGIGVGIAGAVDHIKGIVRFSPNLPGWDYIPLGEIMQTRLGRPVLVDNDADLIAFGEKWRGAGRGYENFLCITLGTGVGGGLILRNEIWHGCGTAGEIGHLTIDRHGSRCNCGNYGCLETVASATGLIRMAREGLEEGEKGLLAQRIASDPGALSARLIADLAGQGDPWALELFAELGKALGVAIAGVMNLLCLEAIIIGGGVSDAWDLFIGPLRTEYARRVMPGTRPEAPVFPWALKDAAGIIGAAATVFNKESKLMNS
- a CDS encoding PAS domain S-box protein; translation: MKEMDSIKTSSDAQNSAPRLQQPAREAMKSPATAVRFLIIVIGSILVSETLVMFFLALLPPLSPNLVAFLDAVLLAIVTFPVLYLALFRPLVRQITETQQAEERFRKAHEFSETIIKTIPFGMDVVDEEGRIVYLSEKLEAVLGKDAIGKTCAAVYREGRDTCKDCPVKQGIHAGETRSVEVEGILGGRTFLITYTGMMQKNKKVFLRVLEDITERRRAEDELRESEEKYGSLVENSLTGIYIDQDGKIVFANQRFGEIYRYPREELLEIESWRLVHPEDRPLINQIRLKRLAGEEAPPEYEARGLTKDGKTIWINRRNTCINYKGRPAILGNVVDVTEQKRAEEQLRKINEELKNFIHMVSHDLKTPIISIQGFSARLLKNYQEKLGDKGRNYLERIKSSACRMEMLISDLLALSKIGRVASTFENVSALDIATEVISNLQYRMREKGIEVVVPPGLPVIKADQARLYQVFENLLVNAVKYMGNTKSPRIDIGYEDRGDFHRFCVKDNGSGIDPQYHRKIFEMFYRLKETKAEDGTGLGLAIVDRIVRAHGGRVWVESEKGKGASFYFDLPKKKTAGDPL
- a CDS encoding MFS transporter; translated protein: MGIENFCNDEHNATNKGCVLLVATLASFLTPFIGSSVNIALPSIGREFHMDAVLLSWISTSFLLSAAMFLVPFGRVADIYGRKRVFLSGISIYTLSCLFSALSPSAGVLIASRVMQGIGSSMIFGTGVAILTSVFPAGERGRALGINVAAVYLGLSLGPFIGGAITEHFGWRAIFLANIPLGLLVILFVIGKIKGEWAEARGEKLDIIGSIIYGLSLMAVMYGFSQSSASGVALIGMGLFGAITFLKWETKAGSPLLEINLFRANRVFTLSNLAALINYSATFGVAFLLSLYLQYIKGLSPQNAGLIMVAQPIVMTVFSPVAGRLSDRMEPRVVASTGMALIAIGLSFFIFLNEKTALSLIVADLALLGLGFALFSSPNTNAIMSSVSRRFYGVASGIVATMRMTGQMLSMGVVMLLFAAHIGRVPITPPCYPLFLKSVKAAFIIFSALCFAGIFASMARGKLR
- a CDS encoding pitrilysin family protein, with the translated sequence MKPYHKRIITSLLLSLILLSFIFITIPVSQAEEAFPNPYRFQLDNGLTVIIKEDHAAPVAAIQVWVKAGSVYETDNEAGITHFIEHMIFKGTAKRGPGEIARAIEAVGGDINAYTSLDYTVYHVAIGSKFFDVGLDILSDAVLHSSFDPVEIEREKMVVLEEIRMRQDQPSVKLFEAVMAKAYTVSPYRRPVIGFPKTVQPLTRDSILAYMKKRYTPSNLTVVVVGDLETADCISRIKRAFSGMKGAAPESVSLEEPPQNEARTVLLEDEINESHLNMCFPIPGFNDPDSVALDVLASILGEGESSRLYRELRDQKTLVHDIGAYAFTPMGPGLFEVACSLDAKKSKQAAEAALREIYRLRYDHVTEDELNKAKLNIESGFIYAQERVQGQARKLGYFEAMAGDYREQANYLKKVAAVTPEDIRRVAEKYLRPEGLTLGLLVPKGASLPFSMEFAWANLSRAADEEARKLYASRKVEMSGAQKFILSNGITLLVKGERNVPTVSMHAVFLGGLRCETAADNGLFNALAQLWTKGTKRRGAQEIAVEIEGMAGSINGFSGKNTFGLNATFLSRFFSRGLDILTEVMLEPDFSPKELEKVRPVLLAQLKQQEDSLPAITFLNFNKLLFTGYPYSMNPLGSPETIKKLSTKKIKEGYQRYVIPGNLVLAIVGDVEASSVKAEVERLLSRWKNPGFRDVSIALPMPVASPKTASILKSKQQVHIAIGFRGVTLSHPDRAALDVLNNVLSGQGGRLFARLRDKESLAYSLSAFSTEGIETGAFGVYIATSPEKKDAAVSSMWRELNRVRDEIIDPAELDRAKRYIIGSTEIGLQTNAAQAMDMSLNERYRLGFDFTKTYLDQIEKVTVDNVLRVARTYIQPGKYVIVVVGPNSAEQRH
- the nagZ gene encoding beta-N-acetylhexosaminidase, whose amino-acid sequence is MNDLVKELGQLFMVGFPGADLDVETQELIYRYGIGNFILFRRNVADPLQVARLCQNLKKACRDRGLPLPLISIDQEGGPVARLKPPFTQFPGAAGIARAADPAAEARRFADITARELNLIGCNMNFAPVMDLDVPGTDRVMEGRVFGSDPELVGHLGGIIIEGLQKEGILATAKHFPGIGGVKLDPHQDLPVMDTPLSELDKRELVPFQKAVAARVAAIMTAHVIYPDVDPDLPATLSRNFLADILRHKMGFDGLVISDDLEMGAIERHFSLEESTVLSFMAGVDIILICHEKEKIVRAVEAVRTFVEKDKEGRMRLEESLRRVMDAKERYGITKNEFNEAAIKEYFKR
- a CDS encoding cytochrome c3 family protein, with the translated sequence MGTNMKNVEKGVIIMRMAGMLKTGCLAVLLSAFLALIPVGYALATVTGACVNCHTMHNSQGGTEMQLKAGETDPQGNLVRGTCIGCHGSEPAGANNIVTNIPQVWHSAATDLGGGNFKYVVDSGDAYGHNVEGITTADATLANTPPGYAAAMDPASTDYATGSRLTCGGQNGCHGNRDNSGNYAGVSGAHHASDAVLKFGGIVEGSQGASVATSYRFLYKVKGGEDTDWQNTVGAADHNEYKGAIYAARTTMAWADVNTISELCAECHGSFHMSGATGIGTASPWIRHPTDVLIPNSGEYASISTTYNPTVPVARATIPNAASGTVAAGTDVVMCLSCHRAHASGYADILRWDYSGMIANGGANTTGCFVCHTTKDNGS